GGAGATGACATTATTGGTTTAATCACAGATGGGAAAAGATTATATTATGCTAACTGGAGTGATGGGGGTAAACTTTATAGAATAGACATTGATGGAAATAATAGAGTAAAACTAAATGATAAACAAATACATAAGATAGCTTTTAATCCTAGGGATGGGGAAGATAGGATAACTTATATTACTCTAAATGGATATTATTATGATTGTTATATGATAAATACTGATGGAAGTAAAGAAGTAAAAATTACTAGTTTTGATAAAAATTCATGCATTAGTATAAATCCTTATAGCGTAGTAATGCACTATACATCTTCAGCAAGTGAATATAAAGCATATATTTCTATCATAGGAGGTTCTCAAATTGAATTAAAAGGACTTAGAGTAACAACTGAATTTTCTTTAAGTGAGGATAGAAAAGAAACACTATTTGCTTCCGCCGATGGGATTCTGTATAGCCTGAACAATATTACTGGGCGGTTAAGAAGAGTTGACATTCCGTACCAATCGGCTGTAGGTGTATATAATCCGGTCTTAACTTCTAAAGGTCTATTGTGTAGTAGAGCTTCTAAGATGACTTTTATATCTACTAAGACTAATATAGAAAGCATAAATAATATAAGTAGAAGAAAAAAGTATCAATCTTATACAAAAGTAGAATTCTCCTCTAATGCTATTAAGGAAAGCGACAGAGTAGGTTATCAGCGTATTGAGTCTTGGTTTGGGTGGCCAGTATCCTTAGATAGAGATATAGATTTAGGTGCAATTTCTATAAAGGTTAAAAGAAATGGTTATGCTACAGATTTAAAAATGTCTATATACAATTGGGATAGTAATGACAAGTTAGGAAGTTATGTGGTACAAAGCCCTACTACTGGGGTACAAGATTTACCTACTTTAAAAAAAGTATTTTTTAAATTTAATACTAAGTTAAGTGCTGGAAAATACGTAATAGTAATACATAAGAGAGATTTTTCTTATAGAAATGACCAATATTATGAATTTGATGTCTCTACAAATAATACTAATGTAGAGGGGGTATATAAAGGACATAAAGAAAGTGTAAGTGGAGGTTCTGATTATTTAAAAATTGACAATCACTATAGTAATAAACAGATAGAGTTTAACATGTATGAGAATGTATATAAAGGAGATGGAAAGCTAGAACTTATTCAGGTTAAAGCAGATGGAAAACTCAAAGTTCCATCTTACCAAGAGTCTAAATACGTTAGTGGTATAATTTTAAAGAAAAAACCTGATATATATGACATAAATTCGAAGACAACTAAAATATTAATGGGTAAAATTACATTTTATAATGCAGATAGATATTCAAATAGATATGTAGAATTTGCTTTGCCTGAAGGATTTAATGCACAATATTTAAGTGGAATACCTATAAGTTCTAATAAAGTCTCAGGTCAAGCAACAAATAGATTAGTAGAACCCATGTTAGGATGGTCGTCTGTAGGAATAGGTTGTACTTCAATAAGAGAGAGTGGTGGAAATATAAATGCTAATTCACTTGCTGTAATATCAAAAGAAGATATTTTTAGCTTACATGATAAACAGATAGTTAGAATTGGTGGACAACAAGGCGATTCCACAGACCCTGAAACTTTTAAAATTGGGTATATGATTATTGGATATTAAAAGGAGGAATTAAATTGAGTAAAAGAGGTGCTTTAGTAGTTTACGATGTTGATGGTACTATTTTATATGTAATCAACGATTGTTATTCGGAGGGTATTGACATAGAACCACATAATAAGCCTAAAGGTATTCCAAGTATGGAGTTTGAGTATGGGGAATTAGATGGAAAAGAATTGATAAGAATAGATGTATCAGTTCCAGATAATCATAAACCTATATTTAAGATATAATTATTTATAAAATGTACATAACAAAAAGTTGAATTATATGGGAATCCATCATTATATATACTGAAATATTTAATGTAAAATAGGATACTAATACGAAATAAATACTAAATAATACTTACAAAGAGTGTTCTCAACCGAGAACACTCTTTACAATTTCCATAATCACTTCGTGTTAATGTCGTGCTCACCCATGCTAAAATAAACTTAACCCAATATCTTATATAAGAAATACCCGAACAAAAGGAGGTTAAAAATGAACAACGTTGTCACACAAAAAGAATTCTATGAAGCAATACAAAAGGTTACAAAAGAAACCAATGATCTTACCATTGCAATGACAGAAACAAAAACTCTAATAAGAGACTACAATGGACTTAGACAAGTGATTAACGACGTAGATGATAGAGTCCAAAGACTAGAAGATCATACAACCAATAAAAAAGCATACAGAGAATACATCGGCTGGATAGTAGGTCTAACTGCAACTATCCTAGCAATAATAAGCAACCTTGGATAAACATGTAAGAAAGGAGGCAACACCATGAAAAGAATACTACAAAAACTAACTAACACAAAGACCGTCTTAGGAATAGCAAGCGCTGTTATCCTGATACTGACTAACCTTGGATTACAGGTAGACAATGAACAGATAATGACAATAGTAAAAGCTCTATGTACAATAGGCATCTTATTAGGAATAATGAACGATGGCGGTATGAAGACCACAGAATGGAATCATTAATAAGTTTACTAACTTAGAACTACGCTAAACCTCTAATTTTCTGCGTAGTTCTACTGTTTTTACATAATAATTCAACAAACCCACCAAAAAATATTTTGTGGAAAATCATGAAATTTATATCATATAAGTTGTTATGTTATATAAAATCACAAACTATTTGACATATTGTTAACAAAAAATTTACCATGAAAAATATTTCGCTGATTTTTATTAGAAAAATAATATCCTGATTATATAATATTTTACCTAAAAATGCCTCTCGACCAAACTTTTTATTTATCGACATATTTCTACTGTTTCCTACCTTTTACCACTCTTGAAATTATTTCCTCTTTGTCCTAAAATACTACGTGAATCGTTTGAATAATAAAAACATATAGAAAGGATGAACGATTATGAAAAAAGTATCTAGTATCATGTTTTTAACAGTTATGTTATTAGTCTCAGGAAGCTTATCAGCAAATGCTTTTGCCGCTGCACCTGCTCAAAAGGTAACATGCAAGGTTGTTTACAACAGTTGGTATGAACCAAGTCTTTATACTGAAGCAGTAATACTTCATTATGGAGTTAACGGATGGAACGATATAAAAGATGTACCAATGACTTGTAAATATGGTTATGATGAAAATCACAATTTTAAAGTATGGTATGAAGCAGATGTTGAAGTAAATGAAAATGATACCATTGATTACTGTTTCCACATCCTATACAACCGTGGAGGAGCAGAAGGATTTTGGGAAAACAATGATGGAAATGATTTTCACATGGTAGCTAAATAATTAAGACTTAACTCCCCGATTTTATTGGGGAGTTTTCAGGAGGTATAGAAACATGAAAAAATCAAAAATAATATCAAAAGCTTTGGTTCTTCCACTAGCATTAGGTCTTATGACTAATACAGGGCTAGCAGCTCCAAGAACCAATGAAAATGCTGCTTGGAATGTAAACTATAGTCAAGATGGTTCTAATCCAGCAGGTTATTACG
The window above is part of the Vallitalea guaymasensis genome. Proteins encoded here:
- a CDS encoding DUF5050 domain-containing protein, translating into MSDYTSKLNLYKVDPAIDGEDTFNIKSMMNDNWDKIDEKVGNMDEKLSGVEDNANNYNHPDTHDAEMIRIQDESGKFIGDNVEDVLGEVGSQLADIANEQEDFVKYKSDSNTYQIPTIVGTQIQLQRQSDTKRLFFKLSTDLTGGDITISLDGGVTSNILKNIDDTNVIELSKGFVEVVEEANFFIYAPKGRGSQDTSFFAMHNKGETTEIIDVKKGDYIISQDIPLLVSNNNLNGTFVYGEDNRYMNALVYNDNYIFFNTYNSSKKCLVRYNWDGTDMRKLKDTYINDITLIGDRLYYSPPGSVNELRSMKLDGTDDKLINSGDDIIGLITDGKRLYYANWSDGGKLYRIDIDGNNRVKLNDKQIHKIAFNPRDGEDRITYITLNGYYYDCYMINTDGSKEVKITSFDKNSCISINPYSVVMHYTSSASEYKAYISIIGGSQIELKGLRVTTEFSLSEDRKETLFASADGILYSLNNITGRLRRVDIPYQSAVGVYNPVLTSKGLLCSRASKMTFISTKTNIESINNISRRKKYQSYTKVEFSSNAIKESDRVGYQRIESWFGWPVSLDRDIDLGAISIKVKRNGYATDLKMSIYNWDSNDKLGSYVVQSPTTGVQDLPTLKKVFFKFNTKLSAGKYVIVIHKRDFSYRNDQYYEFDVSTNNTNVEGVYKGHKESVSGGSDYLKIDNHYSNKQIEFNMYENVYKGDGKLELIQVKADGKLKVPSYQESKYVSGIILKKKPDIYDINSKTTKILMGKITFYNADRYSNRYVEFALPEGFNAQYLSGIPISSNKVSGQATNRLVEPMLGWSSVGIGCTSIRESGGNINANSLAVISKEDIFSLHDKQIVRIGGQQGDSTDPETFKIGYMIIGY
- a CDS encoding carbohydrate-binding protein yields the protein MKKVSSIMFLTVMLLVSGSLSANAFAAAPAQKVTCKVVYNSWYEPSLYTEAVILHYGVNGWNDIKDVPMTCKYGYDENHNFKVWYEADVEVNENDTIDYCFHILYNRGGAEGFWENNDGNDFHMVAK